GGGAAGTGGATGCCCTTTTTTCCACAGGTGCCAACGCACTTTCTCAAACACCTTTTGGTTGGCAATCTGACAAGAATTCTCCCGAAATCCGTTGGGACATGAGCAACAATAGACGTTGGTGGGGCGAGACACCTTTGGGGATCAAAGTCACCTTAGATTCGACTTCCAAGTTTGGAATGATGAATATGCTCAAACCTCACCTTTGGGTTAGAGAAGCTTGGGTAGGGGAGATCGAAATGAAATCCGAGGAGGACTGGAAAAGCTGGTTTGCGAACTATCAAGCCTTTATTCTCGATTATGCCCGTTTGGCGGAAGAATTAAAAATGCCCATGCTATGCGTGGGAACAGAATTAGAAAAGACTTCAACTCGGGAGAAAGAATGGAGAGCCATCATAGCTGAAATCCGAAAAGTGTATTCCGGAAAATTGACCTATGCCGCCAATTTCACTGAATTTGAGCAAGTCAAATTTTGGGATGCGCTTGATTACATTGGTGTCCAAGCCTATTTCCCCTTGGCAAAAAACCACAATCCTACACTCCAAGAACTTATGCAATCTTGGAACTCCCATCTTCCTCAAATTGAAAAGGTGATTCGAAAATTTAAAAAGCCGGTACTTTTCACCGAAATCGGTTATTGCAATACAGTGGATGCGGCCATTCAACCTTGGGTTTGGCCCAATGAGCGTCGGGAAACTCAATTTTCAGAGGAGGTTCAGGCGCTTTGTTATGAGGCATTTTTTCAGACTGCCTGGAAAAAGGATTGGCTAGCTGGTGTATTTTTTTGGAAATGGTATCCAGAGCGTCATTCCCGTGAGCCTGATTTTACGCCTCAAGGGAAGGCGGCAGAGAAAGTTCTTGCTACTTATTTTTCAGCAGACTGAAAATCAATTGCCTGTGTGACTTTTGTCATGGTCTTGGGATAGATCGAGGATTACTTTAGTGTCGTAATCGTTGCCAAACAGTCCTAAATTAAAAGACCAAGATCATGAAAAAGAATATGGGAAGTCTCGATAAAGGAATTCGTTTAATTCTTGCCGTGGTCTTGGTTGTTTTTTACTTCACTGGAATAATTACGGGTACATGGGGAATTATAGCCTTGGCTGTAGCTGCTATTTTCGCTCTTACTTCCTTGGTTAGCTTTTGCCCACTTTATGTTTTGGTGGGAATCAATACCTGCAAAAAGAATTAGAAATGATTTGAGAATAGATAATTGATAGTGCTTTCAAATTGAGGGAAAGACCGGAGGTGAATACTTCCGGTTTTTTTTCTTTCTGATGGTTGGTTCAGACTTTTTTAAAATTTTTAGTAAATAGCTGAGGTAACATCCGAACCTTATTCCCAAGCTATGAATAAACGAAGAGAATTTCTGAAATCCACCGGATTGGCTGGATTGGGACTTTTTGGGGCAGGCAGTGCCCTCGCAAATGAATTTCAAACCTTGCCCTTAGAGGCGAACTATGGGGCTAGCCGAGTTCAAACCTTTAATATGAGTGGATTTGCAGCTCCTAAATTAGAAACAGTTCGTGTTGGAATTGTGGGATTGGGGATGAGAGGACCAGGAGCGGTAGATCGTCTGAGCAAAATTGAAGGAGTCGAAATCAAAGCGCTATGTGATTTGCTTCCTGAGCGCGCCGAAAAGGCAAAGAAATCGCTTGAAGGGACTCCTCATCGGCCTGAATTGTATTCGGGAAGTCCCTATGCTTGGAAAAAAATGTGTGAGCGACCTGACTTGGACCTGATCTATATAGCCACGCCATGGGAATGGCATACTCCAATGGCCGTTTATGCGATGGAATCGGGCAAACATGCCGCAGTGGAAGTCCCTGCAGCCAGGACACTTGACGAATGTTGGCAATTAGTGGAAACATCCGAACGAACTCAAAAGCATTGCATGCAATTGGAAAATTGCTGTTATGATTTTTTTGAATTGATGACTTTAAAAATGGCTCGTGAGGGTTTCTTTGGAGAAGTCTTACATGTGGAGGGGGCTTATATCCATGATTTGCTTTGGTTGAATTTTGACAAAGACAAAGGCTATCAAGGAATGTGGAGGCTGAAAGAAAATTTAAGAAACGGAAATTTATATCCTACCCATGGACTAGGCCCGATCTGCCAAATCCTGAATATCAATCGTGGAGATCAAATGGATTATTTGACTTCGGTTTCTTCGGCTGATTTTCAAATGAAGAAAAAGGCAGAAGAATTGGCCATGCAGGATTCATTTTGGAATGAATTTGCAGCCAAAAATTACCGTGGAAATATGAATACCACTGTGGTGAAAACCAAGCATGGAAAGACCATTATGATCCAGCATGATGTGACTTCACCTCGTCCGTATTCCCGATTGCATGTAGTTAGCGGAACCGAAGGGTATGCCCAAAAATATCCAGATCAGAAAGTTTCCAAAGGTCATAGCTGGATGAAGGAAGATGAAATGAAAGCCCTTCAAGAAAAATATACGCCTGAAATTGTCCAGAAAGTAGGAGAGCTAGCCAAGCAAATTGGCGGTCACGGAGGAATGGATTTTATGATGGATTGGAGATTAATTGACTGCCTAAGGAATGGTCTTCCTCTGGATCAGGATGTATATGATGCGGCGCTTTGGAGCTGTATTTCTCCACTTAGTGAATGGTCAGTAGCCAATCGATCTAACTCAATCGATGTTCCTGATTTTACTGGTGGCAGTTGGAAAACAAATACTCCAGTTCCGATTACGCTTGCAGGTGGAGGAACCACCAAAGTGAGGGTTTAGTTACTGATAACAAAAAAAGAGGCTTTCGGCCTCTTTTTTTTTGGTTAGTATAATCTTTATTTCAATAAGGTTTGAACTCTTTCTGCCAATTTTCTTGGATCGTCTTTGATAGAAGAGAGATCAACTAAGGCTACCCTTCGAAAATCAATCGGATGACTTTCGCTTTGCAGACTAATATATCCACTGTTTATTTTCTTCCCGTCAACTTTGATTGATGGGTCAAAAGGAGAGACATTTCCTCCTCCTATTTGAGGTTGGTAATAACTGATGACGGTGTCTTTACCCACCAAGTGATGCACTTCTGTGTCTCCCAATACGATAAAGTTTGCTTTCACCCATTGGTCGCCATGATAAGTTTCCGAAATAGAATTGATGCAATGGGGAGTGAACAAGGAGTCTCCCATGACCACATTTGTGCCAGGAGTGCAAAGGTTGCAAGTACTACGTTTGTCTTTTCCATTTCCTCCTAAAAATTGTGCTTCAATAGAAATGGGGAAATCCTGATCCTTGAGCATCGTTTTGGGATCTTGGCAATGCAACATAGCTCCGCTATTTCGAAGTGCCCAGCCTTCTCCACCAGGACATTGCTCACCGACAAATCTGTATTCGATACTCAGCAAATAGTAAGAATAGGGAGTTTTATAAAATAGGTGGCCGTATTGCTGGTCAAATTGTTCATATCCATCGTAACGGACTTTCAATAATCCATCTTCGACTCGAAAAGTATTTGCAAAATTCACACCTAGTTCATGGGTTCGGATTTTGGGTGTCCAGTCTTTCAAATCTTTGCCATTAAATAGGTCCGTCCAAGTTGGTTGCTCCTTTTTAAAGGTAAATTGAAAGAATAGGGCTATCCCTAGGATCGCGGGCAGAATTAACCACGTTTTTTTCATTGCTGGTCTTTTTTCATTCTTAGCACTGCCCATACTGGAAAGTGATCCGAAAATGGCACTTCGATAACTTTATATTCGACTAAGTCAAATTTTCTAGAGTCATACCAAATGAAGTCAATTCTGGCTCCATTTTCTGAATCGTATGTTTTTTGGGTATTTCCAGCCACAGCACCGGCTTCTTTCCAATGACTGGGGATTCGATTGTATTCGGGAGAATTAGGGCCAAAGTTGAAATCACCGGCTAAAATGACTGGCTTGCTTAGAGTTTCTGCATAAGCAAAGAGTGAATCCACTTGAGCGATCCGATTGTCGGTAAACTCATGACAAAGGTGAGTTCCACCAAAATAGAACTCTTCCAAGGATTTAAGTTCGGCCTTTACAAAAGCTGCAGCCCTTGGTTCTCCGCCGGCAGGGGTCGGCAAGGCGATGGTTCGGTATTGACTTCCTTTTTTTACCAGAAGACCTTCTCCGTATCCTCCTCCACCAAATTCCATTGCTTTTCCAAAATATCCCCTGTAGCCAGTTTCCCAGCTTAGCTTTTTGATGAGGTCAATAGGCTCGGAGTAAATCCTTGCAGATCGTTCGGTCATGCTATCTACCTCCTGAAGGGCAATGACCTCAGGTTGCAATTGGATAAAAAGATTAGCAATATCCGCCAAGTTGGGTTTGGAGGCTTGATCTGGATATTCGCCGTGGTAGATGTTATAACTGATAATTTTGATTTCTTGGGCAAAAGAAATCCTTGGGCCAGCCAGAAAAATCAAGGCGTAAAGGAAAAGTCGCTTCATATTCAAATGTATTAAAATTCATTCTTTTGTAAGTAGTTCATGGGATGGTTGGAGGAATTTTACGATGAAATGAAGCTGCCTAGTAATTGAGAAATTATCCTTCTCCATCTGCATTCAATATTTTTTCCATTTCCGAAGCAACTTGATGATCCATGGGCAATGGACTTTCCTGAAGTTTGAGAATGATGTTTTTGAAGTTTACTTGATCCCGATTTTGCGAGAGTTTAGCGCTCGCCTGAACTTCGCTCACTTTGATTTCGATTCCTACTAAGGCTTTTACCTGCCCTTGAACATAAGAATCGCTCATTTTTTCTACACTTACCCGGTTGGGTCGGCCATCTTCGTACTTGTCCACGATGGTTTTGAGGTGATGCATTAAGTGCTCTCCTTCAATAATTCGACACGTTCCGTAGACATGAATGGCTTGATAATTCCAAGTAGGGACGTTTTCATGGTTGTACCAAGAAGAAGAAATGTAAGCATGAGGCCCTTGAAAAATCGCCAATACTTCTTCATTTTCGATCTCCTTCCATTGAGCATTTGCTTTAGCTAGATGGCCTAAAAGGATTGGATGACCGTCTTGATCTTTCTCTAAGATCAAAGGCAAATGCGTAGCCCAAGGACGATTGGTCACCCTTGATACCAAGGTGGCAAAAGCATTTTGCTGAATGAATTTAATGAGATCGGCTTCTTTGGTCCAGATGTTTTTTGGATGAATGTACATAGGAATCAATTTCGGATGGAATTTGCTTTAATTCCTTCAATTCTTGATAAGAAAATCAGGGAAATCAAGGGCGCTATTTCAATTCTTTGGAATAAATAGTAGTTTAGTTTATGGAAAATTTTTCAACAGATCGACTCCGTCTCGCTGCCCAATTTGTCAATACCACCTCAGCCCCCATTTTTTTGACAGGAAAAGCCGGAACCGGCAAGACGACTTTTCTTCGAGAATTGGCATTAACAACCTATAAACGATTTGTGATTGTGGCTCCCACAGGGATTGCGGCGCTCAATGCCGGAGGGGTGACCATCCATTCTCAATTTCTCCTTCCATTTGGAAGTTTCTTGCCCGTGCGAGAGACGGAAGGAAATTATACTCAGCGTTTTGGCTTTGTCTCTCAATCTACCCTTGCACGAAAGCATCCTTTAAATAAATTCCGAAAAGACGTCCTCAAATCCATTGATCTTTTGGTAATCGACGAAGTAAGTATGCTGAGGGCGGATGTTTTGGATGCGATTGATTATCGACTTCGAAGTGTCAAAAGACGTTATAGTACACCCTTTGGAGGAATTCAGGTCCTTTTTATCGGGGATCTGTACCAACTTCCCCCGGTAGTTAAAGACGAGGAATGGGAGGTCATGAAGCAGTTTTACGCATCCATGCATTTCTTTGAAGCGAAAGCCTTGAAGGATTCCGGAATGATTTATTTGGAATTGGATAAAATTTTCCGACAGCAAGACGAGACTTTTATCCGCATCTTGAATAACCTCCGCGACAATAGACCTTCTCTGGAAGATATTCGGATTCTCAATTCTCACTATAAAACTCCTGAACAAATCCGAGATCTTAAGGACTGTATTACTCTGACTACGCATAACTACAAGGCCGATGAAATCAACCGTCGAGAATTGACCAATTTGCCAGGGGAATCATTCTTTTACCTCGCCGAAATTGAAAATGACTTTCCCGAAGCACTTTTCCCCTTACCCAAAGCACTAGAATTGAAAGTAGGTGCAAGGATCATGTTTATCAAAAATGATACTTCTGGGCTTGCCTCTTATTTCAATGGAAAATTAGCAACAGTGCTAGGATTGGAGGAGGATGAAATCCTCGTCGAAATGGATGGGGATAGGTCAGAGTATACGCTCAAAAAAGAGCTCTGGGAAAATAAAAAGTATCAAATTCATCCGGATACCAAGGAACTTGAAGAGGAGTTAATCGGGACTTTTTCACATTATCCCATCAAACTCGCCTGGGCTGTCACCGTCCATAAAAGTCAAGGATTGACGTTTGATCAAGCCATTATTGATGTGGGACAGGCCTTTGCACCGGGGCAAGTCTATGTTGCACTAAGTCGACTTCGAAGTATAGAAGGGCTGATTTTGGGGACTCGAATCCGCGAAGATGTGCTTTACACGGATCCCAAGGTGGTTTCTTTCGTTCAATCAGCGGATCAGTCCCAAAATCTTCAACATCTACTCATTCAGAGACAAGGAACTTATCTGCAGGAGCTCATTGATCAAACATTTGAAGTGGATTCGTTGATTTTTTCGCTCAGACAATTTGCCAAAGAGCACGATAGTTCGATGGCTTTCGAAGATCCTGAAATGGAAAAAGCGATTCCAGAGGTTTATGGGATTTTGGAGTCCGAATTGGAAAATACCCGAAAGTTTCGAAGCCAACTGTTTTCCCTTTTGCTCTCTGGTCAGCGGGAAAAGCTTCAAGTCCGATTGGAAAAGGGCATGGAATATTACCTCGCGCTCATTCGAAAACCCATCGAAATCATCCTTCTCCAAGAATTAAAAACCGAATCTCTATCACGAATCAAAAGCTACCAAAATGACTTGAGTGAGCTGGAATTGGAACTCCTGAAGAAGTTTATCCAAATCGCGAGAGTGGGCCAGTTGATTCATCGGATTCTGGAAGGAGAGATTCCGGGAAAAATCGGTGATTTTGACCAAGAGGCTGGGAAAATGCGATTGAAGATCATTCAAACTTTGCGGATCGCACATCCCGATCTCGGAACCCAAACATCCACCAAATCAGGAAGGAAAAAATCAAAAAGTCCTAAAACTTCCCTTTCTCAAGAGCCAAAAGAAAAGAAGGAAGATACGAAGGCTTGGAGTATTCGGCTTTTTCAGGAAGGTAAAACACCCGGAGAAATAGCCGCCGATCGAGGACTTGCCTTATCCACGATAATTGGACATCTGGCCCATGGGGTCAAACAAGGAAAAATCCACTTGCATGAACTTGTTGAGCCAGAAGTCGCTCAGGAAGTACTGCAAGTGGATCCGCCTTTAGAAGGATTGAAAGCTTATTTTGATCATTTCGAAGGTAAGATTGACTATGAAACTTTACGTGCCATCTTGGATTCTCGACCTGATCCAACCTAGGGTTTATTTTTTCGGAAGAGCCATTTTTTCCATAGGTTCAGAAAGTACGGACATGATCGTCAAGATTCCTTCCTTGTAATTTCCCAGTCGAAGATTTTCATTTGGGCTATGTTGATTGTTGTCTGCATTGACCGTTGGAATCGTTACCGCTGGTATTCCCAAGGCATCCACAAAGGGTGAAATCGGAATAGAACCTCCTGAAATTCGGATTTGAACGGGGGCTAGATCAAAGGCACGGGTCATGGCTTTTCGCAGCCAATCTCCAGCAGGAGAATTGAGAGGAGTACGAAACGCCTGATACGAAATTGAGGTATTGACTTTGACGATTTTTGGATAGTTCATCCGCTCCTCGTCAGTAGGGTCTTGCCGTACAATATGAAATCCTTGCTTGGTGATATGCTCCTCAATCAATTGAATCAGACGCTTAGGGTCCGACTCCGGAACAAGGCGCATATCCATTTCTGCCAAAGCAACATCCGGCACGATGGTTCTAGCCTCTGGACCAATCCAGGCAGATTTTAAGCCTCTGATGTTCAAGGATGGGTATTGAATGCTTTCTTGATAGGAAGCTCCCACTTGATCGGTTCTTCCTAAACCGAGCCGTTTTTTGATCGCTGGTTCATCATCAGGGACAGCATTTAATATTGCTCTTTCTTCTGCGCTGAGGTTGATTCCATCATAGAAACCTGGGATAACAACACGCCCTTCCTCATCTTTCATTGAAGCCAAAAGTTGACTCATCAGTAAAGCAGGATTAGGGGCATAATTTCCATAGTGCCCGCTATGCTGAGGTAGCTTAGGTCCATAAGTCGTTAAAAAGATTTCTGAAATTCCTCGAGCTCCATAGCTCAAAGTTGGAAGATTGGAGGTGTGTCGGGGACCATCCATAATCAACATAAGATCAGCCGCCAATTTTTCCTTGTATTGGTTTACTGCACCGGGAAGCTTGGGAGATCCTTGCTCTTCTTCAAAATCCAAAATGATTTTCACCGAATAATCCGGGGAAATTCCTGCTTTGTTGAGCGCATCCCAAGCGGTGATAAACATAGCCAAGGGGCCTTTGTCATCCGAGGAGGAGCGAGCATAGATTCGCCAGTCAGGGTTGTATTCTTGCTGAAGTTTTTCGATTGGAATAATTTCCCATTGACCGTTTGCCTGTTGCTCTTTGAGGACTGGAGTGTAAGGGTCAGGCTGCTGCCATCTGCTACGGTCTACCGCTTGGCCATCGACATGAAAGTAAAAGAGAGCGGTTTTTGCAGATTTTGGATTTTGCTTTCCCACGAGAAGTAAGGGGATTCCTCCCGTTTCCAGGCGCTCGGTCGTCCATCCTCTTTGTTGAAACTGACCTTCGCACCATTGGATGTTGACTTCGATTTGCTCTGGGAAAAATGCGTCATTGGGCATGGAAACAATTTCTTTCAGAAGCGAAATACCATCCTGCCAGGAGCTTTCAGTTAGTTTTTCAAGATTTGCTATTGTAAGGGTTTGGGACTGAGCTTGTAGGCTCAAAAGTGCCATCGCACCGATGAGGAGCTTTTTCATAAAGGGTGAATTTTTCAAAAAATAGGAAAAGATCGGATGGAAGAAAAACATTTTGGGCTGGGTGGAGAAAAAACAAAAACGCCGAACTCTTGTGTCGTCCGGCGTTTGGTTAAGCATGAATCCAGTAGAAAATGAAAATTCGCTTTTGATTTTTCTATTCCTATTCCTCTTCGACAAGCCTGTCCATGGTAGTTTCAGCCCAAGTTAAGATTTGTTGACGTTGATTTTCATCAAGTTTGGCCTCGGGATGAATCCAAGTGTAAATGGGCATGGGCATGTGCTCTTCAGAAACTTCCGAGGAGATATCATCTAAAATAGCCAACTGATCCAAAAGCTCGAGATCTTGCCAATTGGAAAAATTGACTTCTTCGCGACCTTCCCGGGTGTCTTTCGCAACTAACCAAGACACTGGGGCGACATGGGAATACCATGGGTAGTTGGTTTCGTTGCTGTGGCAGTCGTAACAGGCGGATTTTAGAATATTGGCCATGGGCTCTTCCACAATTCCCGAACCGATCAGGTCTCCTGGATTGGAAGTTTGTACAGGAGGAAGCTCATTGGGAACAAACTGGACCGCTATTCCGATCACTACTAATCCGCCCAAAAGGTATTGCCAAGTTTTCATGAATTGCTTATTTCTTCTTTCCAGTAGTCCATTGCATCAAAGTAGCTACCTCATCGGCAGTCAACTTTTTGTCTGGATTGGATTCTAAAAAACGTGCTGGAGGCATTGAGCCTTCATCCAACGTTTCCTTGATTTTACCCATTGTTGCGAGTGCTTTTGATTTTTTTGCGGCTTCTAAGGCATCCCAATCCAGTTTGGCTTTTCCTTTTTCGTTTTTAGATTTTGGATTGTGGCAGCCGTAGCATTTTTGCTGGACGATGGCCTTAACATCTGCGGGTAGAGCGGGCATTTCAGGATGAAGTGCTGCAAGGGTGTCCGCTTCTGGTTTTGGATTGGCTTGCAGAAATAGTAATCCTGCCAAGGCTGCAATAGGGAGAATAGCTAGTTTTTTCATAGGAGAAAATGGGTTAAAAAGAAATTTGGTGTAAGAAATTGAAAGTGCAATTTTATTGGGTAAAAACGTAGTGAAATATACTGATTCTAAGCTTTGAGGGTTCATTTCAGAATACAATTCTAGGAATTCAATAGACCAAAACCCTTAAACTCAGGGTTGAATTCCTAGATTTCATCGACAAAAAAATATTTAAAAAAGTGTCAGATCGGATTGGATTAAGGCCTCAAACTGAAATTTCATCCAAACACCTCAAAACACTGAGGAGTTATCTTAAAAATAGAATAGTTATGAAGCAGTGGATCCTTGTCATCAGTTGGATTTTATTCAATCTCTTTTCTACTCAAACTTTTTCTCAGGAAAATTCCCCGAGTCCTTATTCGTTTAAGACTCCTAGTTATGATGGAATAGGAAAGGTCTATATGGGACGTGAAATTTCCTTTGTCATGGGTTTTGAGGGCATGTCTTGGTTGGAAAGAAGATCTCGAGAACAAGAGGAAAGTGTTTCCATGGCCATTAAAAATCTTCCCGTTTCCGAATCTAGCGTGGTGGCTGATATTGGAGCGGGATCTGGATATTACACCTTTAAGATCGCTCCCAAAGTTCCTCAGGGGAAAATCTTTGCGGTAGAAATCCAGGATCAGGCGATTAATTATCTCAAGGCAAAATCCAAGGAACTCGGATTTTCCAATGTAATTCCCGTCATGGGTACAGAGAAAAGTCCAAACCTGCCT
Above is a window of Algoriphagus sanaruensis DNA encoding:
- a CDS encoding Gfo/Idh/MocA family protein; this translates as MNKRREFLKSTGLAGLGLFGAGSALANEFQTLPLEANYGASRVQTFNMSGFAAPKLETVRVGIVGLGMRGPGAVDRLSKIEGVEIKALCDLLPERAEKAKKSLEGTPHRPELYSGSPYAWKKMCERPDLDLIYIATPWEWHTPMAVYAMESGKHAAVEVPAARTLDECWQLVETSERTQKHCMQLENCCYDFFELMTLKMAREGFFGEVLHVEGAYIHDLLWLNFDKDKGYQGMWRLKENLRNGNLYPTHGLGPICQILNINRGDQMDYLTSVSSADFQMKKKAEELAMQDSFWNEFAAKNYRGNMNTTVVKTKHGKTIMIQHDVTSPRPYSRLHVVSGTEGYAQKYPDQKVSKGHSWMKEDEMKALQEKYTPEIVQKVGELAKQIGGHGGMDFMMDWRLIDCLRNGLPLDQDVYDAALWSCISPLSEWSVANRSNSIDVPDFTGGSWKTNTPVPITLAGGGTTKVRV
- a CDS encoding 3-keto-disaccharide hydrolase, with the protein product MKKTWLILPAILGIALFFQFTFKKEQPTWTDLFNGKDLKDWTPKIRTHELGVNFANTFRVEDGLLKVRYDGYEQFDQQYGHLFYKTPYSYYLLSIEYRFVGEQCPGGEGWALRNSGAMLHCQDPKTMLKDQDFPISIEAQFLGGNGKDKRSTCNLCTPGTNVVMGDSLFTPHCINSISETYHGDQWVKANFIVLGDTEVHHLVGKDTVISYYQPQIGGGNVSPFDPSIKVDGKKINSGYISLQSESHPIDFRRVALVDLSSIKDDPRKLAERVQTLLK
- a CDS encoding endonuclease/exonuclease/phosphatase family protein translates to MKRLFLYALIFLAGPRISFAQEIKIISYNIYHGEYPDQASKPNLADIANLFIQLQPEVIALQEVDSMTERSARIYSEPIDLIKKLSWETGYRGYFGKAMEFGGGGYGEGLLVKKGSQYRTIALPTPAGGEPRAAAFVKAELKSLEEFYFGGTHLCHEFTDNRIAQVDSLFAYAETLSKPVILAGDFNFGPNSPEYNRIPSHWKEAGAVAGNTQKTYDSENGARIDFIWYDSRKFDLVEYKVIEVPFSDHFPVWAVLRMKKDQQ
- a CDS encoding helix-turn-helix domain-containing protein, translated to MENFSTDRLRLAAQFVNTTSAPIFLTGKAGTGKTTFLRELALTTYKRFVIVAPTGIAALNAGGVTIHSQFLLPFGSFLPVRETEGNYTQRFGFVSQSTLARKHPLNKFRKDVLKSIDLLVIDEVSMLRADVLDAIDYRLRSVKRRYSTPFGGIQVLFIGDLYQLPPVVKDEEWEVMKQFYASMHFFEAKALKDSGMIYLELDKIFRQQDETFIRILNNLRDNRPSLEDIRILNSHYKTPEQIRDLKDCITLTTHNYKADEINRRELTNLPGESFFYLAEIENDFPEALFPLPKALELKVGARIMFIKNDTSGLASYFNGKLATVLGLEEDEILVEMDGDRSEYTLKKELWENKKYQIHPDTKELEEELIGTFSHYPIKLAWAVTVHKSQGLTFDQAIIDVGQAFAPGQVYVALSRLRSIEGLILGTRIREDVLYTDPKVVSFVQSADQSQNLQHLLIQRQGTYLQELIDQTFEVDSLIFSLRQFAKEHDSSMAFEDPEMEKAIPEVYGILESELENTRKFRSQLFSLLLSGQREKLQVRLEKGMEYYLALIRKPIEIILLQELKTESLSRIKSYQNDLSELELELLKKFIQIARVGQLIHRILEGEIPGKIGDFDQEAGKMRLKIIQTLRIAHPDLGTQTSTKSGRKKSKSPKTSLSQEPKEKKEDTKAWSIRLFQEGKTPGEIAADRGLALSTIIGHLAHGVKQGKIHLHELVEPEVAQEVLQVDPPLEGLKAYFDHFEGKIDYETLRAILDSRPDPT
- a CDS encoding heme-binding domain-containing protein → MKKLAILPIAALAGLLFLQANPKPEADTLAALHPEMPALPADVKAIVQQKCYGCHNPKSKNEKGKAKLDWDALEAAKKSKALATMGKIKETLDEGSMPPARFLESNPDKKLTADEVATLMQWTTGKKK
- a CDS encoding FMN-binding negative transcriptional regulator, producing the protein MYIHPKNIWTKEADLIKFIQQNAFATLVSRVTNRPWATHLPLILEKDQDGHPILLGHLAKANAQWKEIENEEVLAIFQGPHAYISSSWYNHENVPTWNYQAIHVYGTCRIIEGEHLMHHLKTIVDKYEDGRPNRVSVEKMSDSYVQGQVKALVGIEIKVSEVQASAKLSQNRDQVNFKNIILKLQESPLPMDHQVASEMEKILNADGEG
- a CDS encoding class I SAM-dependent methyltransferase, translated to MKQWILVISWILFNLFSTQTFSQENSPSPYSFKTPSYDGIGKVYMGREISFVMGFEGMSWLERRSREQEESVSMAIKNLPVSESSVVADIGAGSGYYTFKIAPKVPQGKIFAVEIQDQAINYLKAKSKELGFSNVIPVMGTEKSPNLPVASVDLAIMVDVYHELEFPVEMLAAIKKSLKPGGKLLLIEYRGEDPAIAIKPLHKMTVKQAEKELEANGFKLVENGKFMKIQHFLVFEKVGD
- a CDS encoding M20/M25/M40 family metallo-hydrolase, coding for MKKLLIGAMALLSLQAQSQTLTIANLEKLTESSWQDGISLLKEIVSMPNDAFFPEQIEVNIQWCEGQFQQRGWTTERLETGGIPLLLVGKQNPKSAKTALFYFHVDGQAVDRSRWQQPDPYTPVLKEQQANGQWEIIPIEKLQQEYNPDWRIYARSSSDDKGPLAMFITAWDALNKAGISPDYSVKIILDFEEEQGSPKLPGAVNQYKEKLAADLMLIMDGPRHTSNLPTLSYGARGISEIFLTTYGPKLPQHSGHYGNYAPNPALLMSQLLASMKDEEGRVVIPGFYDGINLSAEERAILNAVPDDEPAIKKRLGLGRTDQVGASYQESIQYPSLNIRGLKSAWIGPEARTIVPDVALAEMDMRLVPESDPKRLIQLIEEHITKQGFHIVRQDPTDEERMNYPKIVKVNTSISYQAFRTPLNSPAGDWLRKAMTRAFDLAPVQIRISGGSIPISPFVDALGIPAVTIPTVNADNNQHSPNENLRLGNYKEGILTIMSVLSEPMEKMALPKK
- a CDS encoding glycoside hydrolase family 113, translated to MTKPTQATYLFSSVGFVFLLALAWWILPEGELIRSEEKWKGVCWVGSRQPLTGGEVDALFSTGANALSQTPFGWQSDKNSPEIRWDMSNNRRWWGETPLGIKVTLDSTSKFGMMNMLKPHLWVREAWVGEIEMKSEEDWKSWFANYQAFILDYARLAEELKMPMLCVGTELEKTSTREKEWRAIIAEIRKVYSGKLTYAANFTEFEQVKFWDALDYIGVQAYFPLAKNHNPTLQELMQSWNSHLPQIEKVIRKFKKPVLFTEIGYCNTVDAAIQPWVWPNERRETQFSEEVQALCYEAFFQTAWKKDWLAGVFFWKWYPERHSREPDFTPQGKAAEKVLATYFSAD
- a CDS encoding YgaP family membrane protein, whose amino-acid sequence is MKKNMGSLDKGIRLILAVVLVVFYFTGIITGTWGIIALAVAAIFALTSLVSFCPLYVLVGINTCKKN
- a CDS encoding heme-binding domain-containing protein gives rise to the protein MKTWQYLLGGLVVIGIAVQFVPNELPPVQTSNPGDLIGSGIVEEPMANILKSACYDCHSNETNYPWYSHVAPVSWLVAKDTREGREEVNFSNWQDLELLDQLAILDDISSEVSEEHMPMPIYTWIHPEAKLDENQRQQILTWAETTMDRLVEEE